One segment of Dehalococcoidia bacterium DNA contains the following:
- a CDS encoding biotin/lipoyl-binding protein yields the protein MGKKYRLKLGEEDIQAEVEDAADGTRVSIDGAWHDISIERIGDSAQYSLIIDGRPYRLFAEQTPHGYCLIVNGRSYNVVTLRTSSRGPAPGDIAAAPTAEGEWVLSSPMTGVVQKIFVSLNDVVEPGEVLMIIEGMKMQNELRARHGGQVKAIYVSVGQQVEKGTPLLVLL from the coding sequence GTGGGGAAGAAGTATCGGCTGAAGCTGGGGGAAGAGGATATTCAGGCCGAGGTGGAGGATGCCGCGGACGGGACGCGCGTTTCCATCGACGGGGCCTGGCACGACATAAGCATCGAGCGGATCGGTGACAGCGCTCAGTACTCGCTGATCATTGATGGACGCCCGTATCGTCTCTTCGCCGAACAGACGCCTCACGGCTACTGCCTGATCGTCAACGGTCGGAGCTACAACGTAGTCACTCTGCGCACGTCCTCGCGCGGCCCCGCGCCCGGCGACATCGCCGCCGCACCGACGGCCGAGGGCGAATGGGTCCTGTCGTCGCCGATGACGGGAGTCGTGCAAAAGATCTTCGTGTCGCTGAACGACGTGGTGGAACCGGGTGAGGTGCTGATGATAATTGAGGGCATGAAGATGCAGAATGAGCTGCGCGCGCGTCACGGCGGCCAGGTGAAGGCGATATACGTCAGCGTGGGCCAGCAGGTGGAGAAAGGAACGCCGCTGCTGGTCCTGCTCTGA
- a CDS encoding YihY/virulence factor BrkB family protein, translated as MRRSFTMRLQRWIDLAKTFIKKISGNDLSGLAAEMSYRFFLALFPFFIFIAAFAGFVTDVFNVDDPTDRIINAIGDTIPDDAASVLREQLDSILAGTNPGLLSIGIIGAVWAASSGVNTIIKGMNRVHDVEEKRPLWRKYLLALSLTLLAGAAVILAFLTLVVGQAAGVDIAERMGLSGAATTLFTFVRWPLAIAAILLAIAFLYWATPNKNLPFRWITPGSVLFTAGWLLATHLFGLYVSNFGSYNSTYGALGGVVILLIWLYLTSFIFLLGAQVNAVLEQERVGGGPAEKPTPQPQARPLPFRRTPASRSGPPADSRSGRTNAAVTPLPAGWSVLAGMMGGLSVMEPRKRTPAARGQSRTSSGVPFSTCWPTLTYIAFTWPP; from the coding sequence ATGAGAAGGAGCTTCACGATGCGCCTTCAGCGCTGGATTGACCTCGCGAAGACCTTTATCAAAAAGATATCCGGTAACGATCTGAGCGGCCTGGCCGCCGAGATGTCGTACCGGTTCTTCCTCGCTCTCTTCCCGTTCTTCATCTTCATCGCCGCTTTCGCCGGGTTCGTGACCGACGTCTTCAATGTCGACGACCCGACCGATCGCATTATCAACGCCATCGGCGACACAATCCCTGACGACGCCGCCAGCGTCCTCCGCGAGCAGTTGGACAGCATCCTTGCCGGCACCAACCCCGGCCTCCTCTCCATCGGCATCATCGGCGCTGTATGGGCCGCCTCCAGCGGCGTCAACACGATTATCAAGGGGATGAATCGTGTGCACGACGTGGAAGAGAAGCGCCCGCTCTGGCGTAAGTATCTCCTCGCGCTCAGCCTGACGCTGCTGGCAGGCGCGGCCGTCATACTCGCGTTCCTGACCCTCGTCGTCGGGCAGGCGGCGGGCGTGGATATCGCGGAAAGGATGGGCCTCAGCGGCGCAGCGACTACGCTATTCACCTTCGTGCGCTGGCCCCTTGCCATCGCCGCCATCCTGCTCGCTATCGCTTTCCTGTACTGGGCCACGCCGAACAAGAACCTTCCGTTCAGATGGATTACGCCTGGCTCGGTACTCTTCACCGCCGGCTGGCTTCTCGCGACCCATCTCTTCGGCCTCTACGTATCCAACTTCGGGTCGTACAACTCCACCTACGGCGCCCTGGGAGGCGTCGTCATCCTGCTGATATGGCTCTACCTCACCAGTTTCATATTCCTGCTCGGCGCCCAGGTTAACGCGGTGCTGGAGCAAGAGAGAGTCGGAGGCGGCCCTGCTGAGAAGCCGACGCCACAGCCACAGGCGCGGCCGCTTCCTTTCCGGAGGACGCCGGCTTCCCGGTCCGGGCCGCCCGCGGACTCTCGTTCAGGGCGCACGAATGCCGCAGTGACACCGTTGCCGGCCGGTTGGTCGGTTCTGGCGGGAATGATGGGCGGACTCTCGGTAATGGAACCCCGAAAAAGAACACCGGCAGCCCGCGGTCAGAGCAGGACCAGCAGCGGCGTTCCTTTCTCCACCTGCTGGCCCACGCTGACGTATATCGCCTTCACCTGGCCGCCGTGA
- a CDS encoding twin-arginine translocation signal domain-containing protein, producing MVLGHHISRRRFLILTAMAGAAAGLGLSCRPPPPSPAVPLRGRAQGPCHLAWAWKFAVDGPPEQVASVLAQHNLGIILKTHTGTQWMSTQDTSPYAVTGPVQVAVLADYFESYGIPFHTYCVLHGVDPVREAEMCADVASAGARSVIVDLEPYDGYWRGTPEGAIAFGQEFRRRQPGGVLHLCVEPRPWQLSRVPAAEFASFSQAVVPMVYWESFNTAENVRLFQQHGFPPGPEGVTPEFLLDVTQSVLGGYGLPIIPIGQGASTIEKWKRFVVRASQLGMSSVSAWRYGVTNPDVWMLLKYCKPAGLTW from the coding sequence ATGGTGCTCGGACATCATATAAGCAGACGTCGGTTTCTCATTCTGACGGCAATGGCGGGAGCGGCCGCCGGCCTTGGCCTTTCCTGCCGGCCTCCGCCGCCTTCGCCGGCCGTCCCTCTGCGCGGACGCGCCCAGGGCCCTTGCCACCTGGCGTGGGCCTGGAAGTTCGCCGTCGACGGCCCGCCCGAGCAGGTCGCCTCGGTACTCGCGCAGCATAACCTGGGCATCATTCTCAAGACTCATACCGGCACGCAGTGGATGTCGACGCAGGACACGTCGCCCTACGCCGTCACAGGGCCGGTGCAGGTCGCGGTGCTGGCGGACTACTTCGAGAGCTACGGTATCCCCTTTCACACGTACTGCGTGCTCCACGGCGTCGACCCGGTACGGGAGGCGGAGATGTGCGCGGACGTCGCCAGCGCCGGCGCGCGAAGCGTCATCGTCGACCTGGAGCCGTACGACGGGTACTGGCGGGGCACGCCGGAGGGGGCGATTGCGTTCGGTCAGGAGTTCCGGCGCAGGCAGCCGGGTGGCGTCCTGCACCTTTGCGTCGAGCCCCGGCCGTGGCAGCTCTCGCGGGTGCCCGCGGCCGAGTTTGCGTCCTTCAGTCAGGCCGTCGTGCCCATGGTCTACTGGGAGTCGTTCAACACGGCGGAGAACGTCAGGCTCTTCCAGCAACATGGCTTTCCTCCCGGACCGGAGGGCGTGACGCCGGAGTTTCTGCTCGACGTGACGCAGAGCGTGCTGGGCGGCTACGGGCTGCCGATAATTCCCATCGGCCAGGGCGCGTCGACGATCGAGAAGTGGAAGCGCTTCGTGGTGAGGGCGTCGCAACTGGGGATGAGCAGCGTGTCGGCGTGGCGGTACGGCGTCACCAACCCTGATGTCTGGATGCTGCTGAAGTACTGCAAGCCCGCCGGCCTGACCTGGTAG
- a CDS encoding SRPBCC family protein produces MRLGTRFVAEPGSQTVLVSRIYDAPRERLFKLFTDPALIPEWWGPKTMTTTVDRMNVRAGGKWRIVQRDADGNEFAFKGVYHDVSRPERVVNTFEHEGEPGHVMLETVTFEEMGDKTKATDRVVFQTVEDRDAAVQSGMESGAVESMERMAELIAKLE; encoded by the coding sequence ATGAGGCTGGGGACGCGCTTCGTTGCCGAGCCGGGCAGTCAGACGGTACTCGTCAGCCGGATATACGACGCGCCGCGAGAGCGCCTGTTCAAGTTGTTCACGGACCCCGCGTTGATACCGGAATGGTGGGGGCCGAAAACGATGACGACTACCGTCGACAGGATGAACGTGAGGGCAGGCGGGAAGTGGCGGATTGTCCAGCGCGACGCGGACGGAAACGAGTTCGCCTTCAAAGGCGTTTATCACGACGTTTCACGCCCTGAGCGCGTCGTCAACACGTTCGAGCACGAAGGCGAGCCCGGACACGTGATGCTCGAGACCGTTACGTTCGAAGAGATGGGCGACAAGACGAAGGCGACGGACAGGGTGGTCTTCCAGACCGTCGAGGACCGGGATGCGGCTGTCCAATCGGGTATGGAAAGCGGCGCCGTCGAGAGCATGGAGCGCATGGCGGAGCTCATAGCCAAGCTGGAGTGA
- a CDS encoding thiamine pyrophosphate-binding protein gives MAKTTADLLIERIIDWGVDTIFGLPGDGVNPLFEALRKRQDKIRFIQVRHEESAAFAACGYAKFTGRLGTCIATSGPGGIHLLNGLYDAKLDGQPVLAITGHTFHDLIGTRFQQDVDLERLFSDVAVYSELVTGPAHVDNAVDEAMRRALSMRGVSCLTIPKDVQAQTTSHEHRSPGNIRGHSADIFGRIHGCPPLEDLQEAARILNEGRRVAILAGQGALNAGAELEQVAELLAAPIIKALLGKSVVSDTSPYTTGGIGLLGTLPSQEAMEECDTLLIVGSSFPYLEYYPKPGQARAVQIDIDPSRIGQRYPVELPLPGDSHDVLRSLIPFLQRKEDRKFLEKAQNGMRNWWELMEERGTRRDMPMKPQVVAHELDKLLTDDAIVSADSGTIATWAARHIRMRNGTKFSLSGNLATMANGFPYTIAAQVAFPDRLCVAVVGDGGFTMLMGELATCVKYDLPVKVVIFKNNFYGEIRWEQMIFEGNPEFAVELQPVDFAMVARSFGAAGFTIERPQDAGPVLKEALSYPGPAVVEALVDPNEPPWPPKITLAQVRAFAEALARGEPNRTKIVLTVLSDRVREII, from the coding sequence ATGGCGAAGACGACGGCCGACCTGCTCATCGAGCGGATCATCGACTGGGGAGTGGACACGATCTTTGGGCTGCCCGGCGACGGCGTGAACCCTCTCTTCGAGGCGCTGCGCAAGCGCCAGGACAAGATCCGTTTCATACAAGTGCGCCACGAGGAGTCGGCTGCCTTCGCCGCCTGCGGCTACGCCAAGTTCACCGGCCGCCTCGGCACGTGCATCGCCACCAGCGGTCCCGGCGGCATCCACCTCCTGAACGGCCTCTACGACGCCAAGCTCGACGGTCAGCCCGTTCTCGCCATCACAGGGCACACTTTCCACGACCTCATCGGCACACGCTTTCAGCAGGACGTCGACCTGGAGCGGCTCTTCTCCGACGTCGCCGTCTACAGTGAGCTCGTGACGGGCCCCGCCCACGTCGACAACGCCGTGGACGAGGCGATGCGGCGCGCCCTTTCGATGCGCGGCGTCTCCTGTCTCACAATACCAAAGGACGTGCAGGCGCAGACTACCTCCCACGAGCACCGCTCACCGGGGAATATCCGCGGCCACAGCGCGGACATATTCGGCCGCATCCACGGCTGTCCCCCTCTGGAAGACCTACAGGAAGCAGCGCGGATCTTGAACGAGGGCCGCAGGGTCGCCATTCTTGCGGGACAGGGAGCTCTGAACGCGGGAGCCGAACTGGAGCAGGTGGCCGAACTGCTCGCCGCCCCCATAATCAAGGCACTGCTGGGAAAGAGCGTAGTGTCCGATACCAGTCCTTACACCACAGGCGGCATCGGGCTTCTGGGCACCCTCCCATCTCAGGAGGCGATGGAGGAGTGCGACACCCTGCTGATCGTGGGCAGCAGCTTCCCTTACCTTGAGTACTATCCCAAGCCCGGCCAGGCGCGGGCGGTGCAAATCGACATCGATCCGTCGCGCATCGGCCAGCGCTACCCCGTCGAGCTGCCGCTGCCCGGCGACTCCCACGACGTCCTGCGTTCGCTCATCCCCTTCCTGCAGCGGAAAGAGGACCGCAAATTCCTGGAGAAGGCGCAAAACGGGATGCGTAACTGGTGGGAGCTCATGGAGGAGCGGGGAACCCGACGCGACATGCCGATGAAGCCGCAGGTGGTAGCGCACGAGCTCGACAAGCTGTTGACCGACGACGCGATCGTCTCGGCAGACAGCGGCACGATCGCCACCTGGGCCGCCCGCCACATCCGGATGCGCAACGGGACGAAGTTCTCGCTCAGCGGCAACCTGGCCACCATGGCGAACGGGTTCCCCTACACCATCGCGGCGCAGGTCGCCTTCCCCGACCGTCTATGCGTAGCGGTCGTGGGTGACGGCGGCTTTACGATGCTCATGGGCGAGCTCGCGACCTGCGTCAAGTACGACCTGCCGGTCAAAGTAGTCATCTTCAAGAACAACTTCTACGGTGAGATCCGCTGGGAGCAGATGATCTTCGAGGGCAACCCCGAGTTCGCCGTAGAGCTGCAACCGGTCGATTTCGCGATGGTCGCGCGGTCATTCGGGGCGGCGGGTTTCACCATCGAAAGGCCCCAGGATGCAGGCCCCGTGCTGAAGGAAGCGCTCAGTTACCCCGGGCCGGCTGTGGTCGAGGCGCTTGTAGACCCGAACGAGCCGCCGTGGCCGCCGAAGATCACGCTCGCGCAGGTGCGGGCGTTCGCCGAGGCGCTCGCGCGCGGCGAGCCGAACCGCACGAAGATCGTGCTTACAGTCCTCAGCGACAGGGTCCGTGAAATAATATGA
- a CDS encoding PPOX class F420-dependent oxidoreductase: MALTSEEIRVFLGQPNIAVMATVRPDGRPHAVPIWYEYDDGEFVFHMGPTSVRYRNLLRNNRASLCIDTRTPPYKAVIVEGEVDLLEGLDDERTERMAAHYLGERAGKRYAASVKGTRVIIGRLRPKRTISWDYGKGDDP, encoded by the coding sequence ATGGCGCTCACTTCCGAAGAGATACGTGTGTTCCTCGGCCAGCCGAACATCGCGGTAATGGCGACGGTCCGGCCGGACGGGCGGCCTCACGCCGTGCCCATCTGGTACGAGTACGATGACGGAGAGTTCGTCTTTCACATGGGGCCGACGTCGGTGCGCTACCGGAACCTTCTTCGCAACAACAGGGCTTCTCTCTGCATCGATACGAGGACCCCGCCTTACAAGGCCGTGATCGTCGAGGGCGAGGTCGATCTGCTCGAGGGGCTGGACGACGAACGGACGGAACGGATGGCCGCGCACTACCTGGGAGAGAGGGCGGGCAAACGGTACGCCGCGTCGGTAAAAGGTACGCGCGTCATTATCGGACGGCTGCGGCCCAAGCGGACGATCTCCTGGGACTACGGGAAGGGCGACGACCCGTAG
- a CDS encoding ATP-dependent 6-phosphofructokinase, which produces MRIGVLTGGGDCPGLNAAIRGVAQRAWSLQDEVLGIRHGWAGLLDNGEVNHLSRDDVHGIIQLSGTILGTSRTNPGKREGGLDEVVRNLGRHQIDGLVAIGGDDTLGVAARLAERGVKVVGVPKTIDNDIPHTDFCIGFDTAANVVAEALDRLQGTARSHMRTMVVEVMGREAGWLAIVGGMAGGADFIAIPEVPVSIDDLVAHVRRRLRSRRFSVVVIAEGTEVIGIEKPPVRPTTIDEFGHVRLSERGIAQRVADHVERITGTETRVTVLGHLQRGGTPTVRDRYMSILVGSAAVDFLHRDMAGSMTAVKGHEIVPVPLSEVAGKTNLVPPQLYEMGSRFFLSMTMSERARRRAAP; this is translated from the coding sequence TTGCGTATCGGCGTACTAACAGGCGGCGGCGATTGCCCGGGGCTTAACGCCGCCATACGCGGCGTCGCACAGCGTGCCTGGTCACTGCAGGATGAGGTGCTGGGCATAAGACACGGTTGGGCGGGACTGCTCGACAACGGCGAGGTCAACCACCTGAGTCGGGATGACGTGCACGGAATAATCCAGCTCAGCGGCACCATCCTCGGGACTTCCCGCACCAATCCCGGCAAGAGAGAGGGTGGCCTCGACGAAGTGGTCCGTAACCTTGGACGTCATCAAATAGACGGCCTGGTCGCGATCGGCGGCGACGACACGCTTGGCGTCGCGGCCCGCCTGGCAGAGCGTGGTGTGAAGGTCGTGGGAGTCCCCAAGACGATCGACAACGACATCCCCCATACGGACTTCTGCATCGGCTTCGACACCGCCGCAAACGTTGTGGCGGAAGCGCTCGACCGTCTCCAGGGAACGGCCAGGTCGCACATGAGGACGATGGTCGTCGAGGTTATGGGGCGCGAGGCCGGCTGGCTCGCCATTGTCGGCGGCATGGCGGGCGGAGCCGATTTCATCGCCATTCCCGAGGTGCCGGTGAGCATAGACGACCTGGTGGCGCACGTAAGAAGGCGCCTCCGGAGCCGGCGATTCTCCGTGGTCGTGATCGCTGAGGGCACAGAGGTCATAGGCATCGAGAAGCCGCCCGTCAGGCCCACCACCATCGACGAATTCGGGCACGTGCGCCTGTCGGAGAGGGGCATCGCCCAGCGCGTCGCCGACCACGTGGAGCGCATCACAGGCACAGAGACGCGGGTTACCGTTCTCGGCCACCTGCAAAGGGGCGGCACGCCCACGGTGCGCGACCGCTACATGAGCATTCTCGTCGGCTCGGCCGCGGTCGACTTCCTGCATCGCGACATGGCCGGTTCGATGACGGCCGTCAAGGGGCACGAAATCGTGCCGGTCCCCCTTTCGGAAGTCGCAGGGAAGACCAACCTTGTGCCGCCGCAGCTTTATGAAATGGGCAGCCGCTTCTTTCTCTCGATGACCATGTCGGAGCGGGCGCGACGAAGAGCCGCCCCCTGA
- a CDS encoding sulfatase: MEREVNSIVIVLDSLRADHVGCYGNNWIKSPTLDALAAGSITFTRAFPESLPTIPMRRTLHTGLRTWPFRNWVPQRGDIVRSYGWQRIPEEQTTLAEVLNGEGYQTGFVTDAYHQFKPSMNFHRGFNQWRWIRGQEMDSYGPAATVDQQVLERHTPEGISGFRREWLQTLLARHFANQMERKGEEDCQAPRVFREAMRWLEQNRKAGKFFLVVDCFDPHEPWDPPAEYIDMYDPGYTGRDIISPSYGPSDYLSEAELRHMRARYAGEVTMVDRWLGRFLDCARDLGMLENCLLIVTSDHGHQLGEHGVTGKVSWGMWYELMDVPLFVRLPDGAGAGKRVSMFAQHQDIVPTVYAALGIEPPAPLDGVDLAALARGDVRPRDFVVSGFNNYVWYRDDRWVYIGRNDGSQPQLFDLSADSLQQDNLAEEEQGVVEEIQRRVLAAAGGPLPVYGEVLKQIDSSWYRV; encoded by the coding sequence ATGGAGAGAGAAGTGAACAGCATCGTCATCGTACTGGATAGCCTGCGCGCCGATCACGTCGGCTGCTACGGCAACAACTGGATCAAGTCCCCCACGCTCGACGCGCTTGCTGCAGGAAGCATCACGTTCACGCGCGCCTTCCCCGAATCGCTCCCCACTATTCCCATGCGGCGCACCCTCCACACCGGACTTCGCACGTGGCCGTTCAGGAACTGGGTCCCCCAGCGAGGGGACATCGTCCGGTCCTACGGCTGGCAGCGCATCCCCGAGGAGCAGACGACGCTGGCGGAAGTCCTCAATGGAGAGGGCTACCAGACGGGCTTCGTGACCGACGCCTACCACCAGTTCAAACCATCGATGAACTTCCACCGCGGCTTCAACCAGTGGCGATGGATCCGCGGCCAGGAGATGGACTCATACGGGCCGGCGGCGACAGTCGACCAGCAGGTGTTGGAGCGCCACACGCCGGAAGGCATCTCCGGATTCCGCCGCGAGTGGTTGCAGACGCTGCTGGCGCGTCACTTCGCTAACCAGATGGAGCGAAAGGGCGAAGAGGACTGCCAGGCGCCGCGCGTCTTCCGGGAGGCGATGCGCTGGCTGGAGCAAAACCGCAAGGCGGGAAAGTTCTTCCTTGTCGTCGATTGCTTCGACCCGCACGAGCCCTGGGACCCGCCCGCCGAGTACATCGACATGTATGACCCCGGATACACCGGCCGCGACATCATCTCCCCCAGTTACGGCCCCAGCGACTACCTCTCAGAAGCGGAGCTGCGGCACATGCGCGCACGCTACGCCGGCGAGGTGACCATGGTCGATCGCTGGCTCGGGCGCTTCCTCGATTGCGCGCGCGACCTCGGCATGCTGGAAAACTGCCTCCTGATCGTCACATCCGACCACGGCCACCAACTGGGCGAGCACGGGGTCACGGGCAAGGTATCGTGGGGAATGTGGTACGAGCTCATGGACGTGCCGCTGTTCGTGCGGCTGCCGGACGGCGCCGGCGCGGGCAAGCGGGTCTCGATGTTCGCGCAGCATCAGGACATCGTGCCCACCGTGTACGCGGCGCTCGGCATCGAGCCGCCCGCCCCGCTTGACGGCGTCGACCTCGCGGCCCTTGCCCGGGGAGACGTCCGTCCCCGCGACTTCGTTGTCTCCGGCTTCAACAACTACGTCTGGTACCGCGACGACCGCTGGGTCTACATCGGCAGGAACGACGGCAGCCAGCCGCAACTCTTCGACCTGAGCGCCGACTCCCTCCAGCAGGACAACCTGGCGGAAGAGGAACAGGGCGTTGTGGAGGAGATACAGCGACGGGTCCTTGCAGCGGCAGGCGGGCCGCTCCCTGTCTACGGCGAGGTGCTCAAACAGATAGACAGCAGTTGGTACAGGGTCTGA
- a CDS encoding acyl-CoA dehydrogenase family protein, whose translation MDFGDNEEQAAFRQEVRSFLQAELPDRFRNTRIETEELVTMFDALAEWRGKLAKKGWIAPAWPKEYGGAGLSVMEQFIMNEEFALMRAPSVGGMGVAMLGPTLIVHGSEEQKKEHLGRILSGEVMWCQGFSEPEAGSDLASLRTRAVKDGDDYIVNGQKIWTSYAKYAHWMFLLVRTDFEAPKHKGISYLLVDMKSPGVDVRPLPDMAGGAIFNEVFFDNVRVPKRNLVGEENRGWYIAATTLDFERSNIGSAVAARLTVEDMIKLAKKGGRASPFARNPSLRYELADRRIEAEVARMMSLRIATMQARGLIPNYEASMAKTYASELGQRIANTGVKLLGLHGGLRGKDAPEEGRFSRAYLATVGSTIAAGTSEIQRNIIATRGLGLPRQ comes from the coding sequence ATGGACTTCGGAGACAATGAGGAACAAGCGGCGTTTCGCCAGGAGGTGCGCTCTTTCCTTCAGGCTGAGCTGCCGGATCGCTTCCGGAACACGCGCATCGAGACCGAAGAGCTGGTCACGATGTTCGATGCTTTGGCGGAGTGGCGCGGCAAGCTGGCGAAGAAGGGGTGGATAGCGCCCGCCTGGCCGAAGGAGTACGGCGGCGCCGGCCTCTCGGTGATGGAGCAGTTCATCATGAACGAGGAGTTCGCCCTGATGCGCGCCCCGAGCGTAGGCGGAATGGGTGTCGCCATGCTCGGCCCCACGCTCATCGTCCACGGCAGCGAGGAGCAGAAGAAGGAGCACCTGGGGCGCATCCTCTCCGGCGAGGTGATGTGGTGCCAGGGGTTCAGCGAGCCGGAAGCCGGCTCCGACCTCGCTTCACTGCGCACACGCGCCGTCAAGGACGGCGACGACTATATTGTCAACGGACAGAAGATATGGACGAGCTACGCCAAGTACGCGCACTGGATGTTCCTCCTCGTGCGGACGGACTTCGAGGCCCCCAAGCACAAAGGGATAAGCTACCTTCTCGTTGATATGAAGAGTCCCGGCGTCGACGTGCGCCCGCTCCCTGACATGGCAGGCGGCGCGATATTCAACGAGGTCTTCTTCGACAACGTGCGCGTTCCCAAGCGCAATCTCGTCGGCGAGGAGAACCGCGGCTGGTACATCGCCGCCACCACGCTGGACTTCGAGCGCTCGAACATCGGCTCGGCGGTGGCCGCCCGCCTCACTGTCGAAGATATGATTAAGCTGGCCAAGAAAGGCGGCCGGGCCAGCCCCTTTGCCCGCAACCCGTCGCTCCGCTACGAGCTCGCAGACCGCCGCATCGAGGCGGAGGTCGCCCGCATGATGTCTCTCCGCATCGCCACCATGCAGGCGCGCGGCCTCATCCCAAACTACGAGGCATCGATGGCGAAGACGTACGCCTCCGAGCTTGGGCAGCGCATCGCCAACACCGGCGTCAAGCTACTCGGGCTCCACGGCGGGTTGCGCGGCAAGGACGCGCCCGAAGAAGGGCGGTTCAGCCGCGCCTATCTGGCAACCGTCGGCTCGACGATAGCCGCCGGCACGTCGGAGATTCAGCGCAACATCATCGCCACCAGGGGTCTGGGGCTGCCGCGACAATAG
- a CDS encoding class II fructose-bisphosphate aldolase has protein sequence MAISHQSKEELKRSLAGILAFEEERVAEVTDPARLRDEAIDGLIRAAVFAPTDAVREFARQTIRQAAALLNATPASIQRLYAAMGRGEEGGFTVPALNLRILPYDAARAVFQAASDLETGPIIFEIARSEIGYTAMRPAEYAANVEAAAIREGYSGPLFIQGDHFQVNASRYRSDPETELRSLRELTDEAVRAGFLNIDVDSSTLVDLSQPSIREQQRPNFVVAAEMIRFIRSIEPPGDPISIGVEIGEVGGKNSTPEELRAFMDGLRAELGNLTGPSKISVQTGSSHGGVVLPDGSMAEVAIAFETLEEMSRVAREEYGMAGAVQHGASTLPDELFHRFREVGTAEIHLATAFQNMVYDSPLFPETLRQEIHAYLKEKHAEEWKPGQTEAQFIYSNRKRALGPFKRQMWELPEDARSDLRRGLKERFAFLFRQLSIDGRRALLDNYA, from the coding sequence GTGGCCATCTCTCATCAATCAAAAGAAGAGTTGAAGCGCAGCCTTGCCGGCATTCTCGCCTTCGAGGAAGAACGAGTCGCTGAGGTTACCGACCCGGCGCGCCTGCGCGATGAGGCGATAGACGGACTCATCCGGGCCGCCGTTTTCGCGCCCACCGACGCTGTCCGTGAGTTTGCTCGGCAGACCATACGCCAGGCAGCCGCCCTTCTGAACGCCACGCCCGCGTCCATCCAGCGCCTGTACGCGGCGATGGGCCGCGGCGAGGAGGGCGGGTTCACCGTCCCTGCCCTCAACCTGCGCATTCTCCCCTACGACGCCGCCCGCGCCGTCTTCCAGGCCGCGAGCGACTTGGAAACGGGGCCGATCATATTCGAGATCGCGCGCTCGGAGATCGGCTACACGGCGATGCGTCCCGCTGAGTACGCCGCGAATGTTGAGGCAGCGGCCATACGTGAGGGCTACTCGGGCCCGCTCTTCATCCAGGGCGACCACTTCCAGGTCAACGCCTCCCGCTACCGCTCCGACCCCGAGACCGAGCTGCGGTCGCTGCGCGAGCTGACGGACGAAGCCGTGCGGGCCGGCTTCCTCAACATCGACGTCGACAGCTCGACGCTGGTCGATCTTTCACAGCCGTCTATCAGGGAGCAGCAACGGCCCAACTTTGTAGTCGCAGCGGAGATGATACGCTTCATCCGCTCGATCGAGCCGCCGGGCGACCCCATATCAATCGGCGTCGAGATCGGCGAGGTGGGCGGCAAGAACAGCACGCCGGAGGAGTTGCGCGCCTTCATGGACGGCCTGCGCGCGGAACTGGGCAATCTGACGGGGCCGAGCAAGATAAGCGTGCAAACCGGGAGCAGCCACGGCGGCGTGGTGCTGCCCGACGGCTCGATGGCGGAGGTCGCAATCGCCTTCGAAACGCTGGAGGAGATGTCTCGCGTGGCCCGCGAGGAGTACGGCATGGCCGGGGCTGTGCAGCACGGCGCATCCACGCTGCCTGACGAGTTGTTCCATCGCTTCCGCGAGGTCGGCACGGCAGAGATACACCTCGCCACTGCTTTCCAGAACATGGTCTACGACAGCCCGCTCTTCCCCGAGACGCTTCGTCAGGAGATACACGCGTACCTGAAGGAGAAGCACGCGGAGGAATGGAAGCCGGGGCAGACGGAGGCGCAGTTCATCTACAGCAACCGAAAGCGCGCACTGGGGCCCTTCAAGCGCCAGATGTGGGAACTGCCCGAAGACGCGCGGTCGGATCTGCGCCGCGGGCTAAAGGAGCGCTTCGCCTTCCTGTTCCGACAGCTCAGCATAGACGGCCGCCGCGCCCTCCTCGACAACTACGCGTAG